The following nucleotide sequence is from Hippoglossus stenolepis isolate QCI-W04-F060 chromosome 18, HSTE1.2, whole genome shotgun sequence.
GCTCCGAaacggtggaacgagctccaCATCGacatcaggacaggaagtctccacatcttcctccagactaaagacacatctctttcCACTACACCTcggttaagaagatgatgtctaataaccatcgtcaactctggtgtttataaatttataaataaaaataaaataaattaatattgcacttacatgcagtttggcttttttaagCTAATTaacttacatgattcttgttgttctggtttgttccctcatggttgatgcacttatgttcagtcgctttggataaaggCGTCAgctaaaagaaatgtaatttaacgCGTGAACCTGACCTGCTATCGGGCGTATTATCCCCCAACTGAAAAAAGCCGGTAAAGAGATAggggtgggaggggaggaggataaagatggagagatgatgagagaaaaggaggtgaagagggatCTTTCCTACCTGTGTGGGTGTGGCCAAAGGGGGTGGAGCCCCATCCTCCTGTTGGCCCCTCCTTATGTAGTGCTGGTAACCAAGGTAACCACCACCTGTCACCAACAGGAGGGGAAGCGGCCGGGGGCGAGGCAGGAAGCGCCGACCTGAAGCGAGACAGATGATTGGTCAACAACTTTATATCTGATTCTTAATAAACGTGAACAAATATATATCGTTACTCAGATGACACAAcgctgtatttatttatttacttatatataaacatatttatatttatttgtatacatacacatatataaactGATATaagtatacatttttaaaatatattatcatTAATCAGTAATTACTTAATTTATCATTTCACATGTGCATGTTTGGTCTGAAAGattcaataaatataaaatttttaaataaacgATTGTAAAGTTGCAGATTAGATTGTTTGAAATATTCCTCAGAGACGAGTCGTCATCGACTGATCAACGTCCAAACTGTGACCTCCACATGACCTCATGATGCCTCGACACTTCTAACACACTGGAGacgtaaaactgaaaaaagcccaaaagaatacaaatatctgaggATGAAGACGTGTTCAGCTCCACGGAGACGGGGTGATGGTGATGACGACCGACGCAGCGGTTGAGAcgctgaaaacaaacattctctctcttctctgcaggtttGATCAACTATCGCCCCCTGAGCTCTACGGAGGTTTCTGTGTTGGGACGGGTccgagcggagaatctcctgctgtggctcgtgtgtgaaagacaaacataaagGTGCAGAGCCTCACCTGTGCTGAGGAGGCGCTGTTGGCTGAAGCTCAAAGCGAAAACTCTGCAAACGACAGAGATGAAGTTTCATCATTAAAacactattatatatatattgtgaatattctgtttacatgtttacatccCGACGAACACGTCTTATAAAACTTTACCACATAATTACCATTTTTATATGAAGCTGATCTGTATAAAAAAAGTATTATGAATCATCAGAATCACttttatacaaaacaaaagctgaCTTCTTGAATAATAATACAGTTATTATATTTAAACCGCAGCTTCAGGTGAAACCTTCATTTCATCTGAGCCGAATCTTACATCACCCTCACTCACGCACGTCACGCATGTGTGACGTCATGGTTCACGCAAAGTTTGGATgttatgaatgatttaaaattaaatgaatagaAACTCTGAACAGAGTCCGGTCGGCGTGTCCTCACGTGCGCGTCAGGAACACAACAACCGTTACTCTGTCACGTGAAGGTCACACGCGACTACCACGTGATGACatcacttttcatttcagtaaaGAATCAAATAAACGTAAGAACCTGAGAAATGTTCCGCCGCGCGCAGTCCGCAGGGGCGCCGCCATGTTGTTTGCGGAAGTGACGTCGAGACGTCGAGACGTCGTTCGACAGAAGAGCGTCTCCAAGTTTAAATAACGTTTCTATATATTTAGAATTCATTTAGATTAGAAGGAGAAATATATATCTGTATTATGTTGTTTTCTGGttcataaagaaataaacatgttctCTCGGTGACTTCAAACACCTGAACTCGggttttaatgacttttttcGTTAAAACTCGTTTTCGTTTCTTGTAAAGTATTAATTTTCTGTAAAAAATGGAAAcgaaaaaaaagatggaaaaagataaaagattcTAAAAGAAAAAGCTCTGTCTAAAAAATTAGTTTTATTCAATTAAATCATATTAAACTTAGCTGAGggtcaaatgtgtgtgtgtgtatatacatttatatgtgtgtatagATTATATTTATGATAAACTGAActgctcagccaatcacagagatCGGTCATTGTTCAGAAGTTGAACAGTGACAACTCCTCATTCTTGTTGTTCTCCTGGTGTCAAAGGTAAAATCCACCTGTTCAAACCATTCAGGAGCTGAGttaatcattttattaatttacattCATTTCCATCTCTGACActttgaagaaaagaaaaacatgataaaaaattAAGTGATCagaaaaaactttatttgttccaaaaatagaaacactttcagcagaaatatatattacactttaaaaatatttaccGTGCGACAgcgtctgttttgtttttgttatgaggtggaactgttacctGCAGGGGGTGTGGCCTCTGAACAGGTATCTTAACGTCAaccacaataaaaaatattaaatattcacattaaaacagtctacactgtaaaaaaaaaatcaaacatcaagtacacagcaaagaaaaaaccCTGTAACATGAGACCGCCTTCCTGATGTCATCACCAGGGTAACACGGCAGTTAGCAGGTATGCtagcagctgtttgtttggccaAAGTCAGCAGACcggaagtgatgtcacagttCACACGTCCAGGCCCTGTTTTGTCAGAAAGTCTTCGAGCGCGCTCAGTCGCTCCACCAGCATCACATCAAGGTCCATGTCATCGTCACCGCAGCCATCACCATGGCAATGTCGCCGAGCAGCTGCACGCTTCCTGGGAAACGTGCCACCTGGAAACCACGCCCCTAAAAGAAGGACATTTGTAAAAATATCTTTTCTGTTCTTTGAAACTACAACTTTCCCACAGTGTGAACTACTCTCCCAGCATACCTTGGGGTCGCTTCCTCTTCCTGGGCTGAGTGAAGTCAGGGAAGAGAAGCAGCCTGCGTCTCCTCTGCTGGCCAATCAGGAGCAGCGCTCCATCCTTCTCTCGTGGCTCTTCAAAAATCGTCTCCAGACTCCTGTGGGTGGACagcaaggcattctgggaagtGTAGTTTGTGCATCACATTGACAGTTTATTGTGGTGGGGATTTGTAGTTCTTACCTGTTGGTGGTGGGGGATTTGTAGTTCTTGTTGGTGTAAATCTCTTCCAGACTGAACTCCTTTTTCTTTAACctgaaacataaatatttattattaattttattttattccttttttacAGTATTCTGTTTGGCCTgcgtccctccctcctctcttgaCCTTTTTACTTTTGGCAGTCCCATCGGTGTGAGCAGTGTTTCCCGTGGCGACGTCCGGCGGATTCGAATCTGTGAGACACGTTTACCGCGCTGAGCAGAAAGACATAACACgaagatgaagaaaacaaaaaaattcaaacCAAAGCTTTATTATTCAAAACAGAAGTTATTGAATAAACTGCACCTCTCCCTTTGAGCTGAGGAACTCAGAGCttgctgctgattggctgccaGTAAAAGGAGCAGACAGTCCATTGGCTGAGCAAGGGGGGAGAGGCAGGGGCCGCCGCCAGGGAAGGTGGAGGCTCCGGGTGCTTCGATTGGTTCGCTGCTTGTGCTGTCGCCGGGTGGAAAATGTCAGACTGTAACACAGAAATGATTTAATCAGAAACATTTGAACAACAATAAAGCACGATGACATCACTTCCTATGGGCCTTGAGCATTGTAAAAAAAGTACTGTAGTGTCCATGTATTAAAATTACCTTGGTGATGGTGTTCGCACataactgtgaaaaaaaaagtttattgaattaaaaaaacaatgaatcagcggtttattgataataaatcaataactaTATAGAATCATATACATGAAGAACAgaagtttaaaacatttaagcATAAAAAAAGTTCCTggtgaatatttatttaacaaaccaGTGATCGCTGCTCACACTGGGCGGAGCCGACCAGTCCTTCAGGGGCCGGGGGGGATTCCCACATGTCCCGCCCCTCACCGAGTCCATTATCGTCTCTACAGTCACCACTGAAAACCGTAACATGGAGGCGGGGTtaaatgaagaggaggaagagtggagcCACAGGCCAAAGGCACTGAGATTGGAAGTGAGGCGAGGGGTCAAGTCAGAGAACCACCATTGGCTGGGTGAGAGAGTGAgggcttctgattggctgcatgTCTGAAGACTCTGAGCTGATTGGAGAAGGTGGACGTCATCCTGGGATGATGAGCTGAGGACGCTGGGAAATTCAAAACATGattcaaatatattatatttaaatattcaacactttaaataaataataatcatagctttgcatctctctctcgccctctctggtagtttctcactgtttctcgcccactctctctctggtagtttctcactgtctctcgccctctctctggTAGTTTCTGAGggtctctcgccctctctctggTCGTTTCTCGCCCACTCTCTCTGGTAgtttctcagtgtctctctctctggtggtagtttttctctctctctctctctctctctctctctctctctctctctctctctctctctctctctctctctctctctctctctctctctctctctctctctctctctctctctctctctctctctcacctgtgtaGCAGCTGTGGTCTGTAACCATTTAGACTGACGACACTGACGGtcttctctgattggccagttcCTCCGCCTCTGTGTTTCTTGTGGTTGAAGTTGTGCAGGGTGATTGgcccttcctctttctctgctcctcctcctctgaaggagACCGCCATCTGTCCAACAAACCTCCCagcatcctcttcttcttctacatcaTCTTTGTTCCTCcgctttctcctcctcacctcatcctcaTGGCCCCtgctctcccccctcctctgctctgattggtcaaaacCGGACAGAGCAGGAGACGTGGATGACTCCTCACTCTCTGACGTCACTGACGATgataaagaggaggaaacaggaggaaggaCGGCAGAGATACAGGAGTAGGAGCAAGAGAAGGAGGCGGCGGAAGAGGCAGATGGAACTAAAAATGAAACAGGATATAGACAAGTTTAGTTGTTGGTGTTTTCAAACATTcatattaaaaatgataaaatcagAAATGTGATTTAACTGATCCAGACCAATTagaataattcattaattctTGATCGAACGACAAAACAATTCACCATGACAccaggctcctcctcctcctcccgtcatactcttcttctgcctcttcctcctgctgctcctcctctccagagAGTCCAGACGACGACCCAGAGAGGCGAGAGCTCCTCGTAAGAGACGCCGCATCTCCAACCGGTGAGCTGAGAGGATGcgaggaagaagggaggagcaggagcaacaagtaggatgaggaggggggggaggaggaggaggaggaggaggaggaattgaTGGAGGGATGTGCACAGTGGACGAAGAGACAGGGGAACAAAGGGATGAAGGAATAGGGGAAACGAGAAAAGAGGAGTGATGATGAacatgaggaggatgaggagcagaagaaaaagatggTGGATGATAGAGAGAATGGGGAGACAACAAGTAAGGAGGCGAAGGATGAGACACagaaggaggaacaggagggcTGGAGgtagaaagagaggaggaagaagatgatggaggaggaagaagagtggatgaagaaagatgagaaagagggacaggaggagaaggagatgaaatgaaaggagcagaggagacaaacggaggagaagaagtgagGATCATGGGattgggaggagagaggggatgaAGACGAGTGaaagatgaaggagaggaaagaagggtgtgaggaggagataaagaccgagcagagggaggaggaggtgaagaggagaaaacacctGCAGGACCAGAAACAACAGTCAGTACTCACTCTCCTTCTAATTTTACATGTAACATAAGCTGACTAGCCCCAAGATGCCGACATCTCCTGACCAATCAGAACAGAGCTGTCTCCTTTAATTGATAACTACTTCATCAACGTTAACATATAAACACCTACCTGTTTGTTCCACCAATGTGAGGACAGGAGGCGGGGTCACAGCGGACAGGCCCCGCCCTCTATTGTCGCTCTCAGTCTGTGTTAGAGGTCGAGAGAGCATGGTGGAGactggagggggagagagagacagacagacagacagacagacagacagacagagagagagagaagagagagagacagacagacagacagagagacagacacaaacagacagagacagagagacgaacagacagacagacagacagacagacagacagacagacagagagagagagagagagagagatttaaacAAAGTTattctcacacaaacataaacacacacatgttgaacttttcacaataaaagcatttaaagGGCTGAACCTAATCTCGCTTCCTCTCGCGACATTTCACAGATTTTGGTTAAATCACAACATGAACTGGTGATTCTGACGTGCTCGTGACGTCACTGGGGATTCGGTGTGAACAGGGAAACCTGCATCAGGGGAAACGTGTTAAAGAACGAGGAAAAACAAGAAGGGGGTGATTTGATGGGAATAAAGGAAAGTGTCGAGCTAGCTGCGGCTAACTGCCGTTAGCATGCTCTACTGTGCGTGAGGCCGTTAAACCGGGACATTCGCACGGTTCTTGTTACCTTTCCTCAGCCCGGAGGGTCCGTTAGTCTCCGTTAAATCCTCCCGTCTGTCATTTTAAAACGTTTACCGACAGTCGGGGGCCAAGTCTGCCCGAAGCTTCCACACCGCTGCTCGGCGCCCGTCACAGCATCAGACCGGTGTCAAGCTAACGGaagtcctcttcctcttcttcttcttcggtgTCTATTGGTGTTTGGAAAACTAGGAATTGAAGCATTACCGCCACCAACTGGTTTGGATCAGAATCACGACCGCTCCTCTTCTCTTCCggtgttcctcttcctctgctccgtccaatcagagagcagctcTTATCAGCCACTCACCTTTGATCACGTTGCACTTTCACCTGAATCAACAGAAAATCACGGACAAACATCAAACAGGGTTTTTTCGTCATTCACTCATGATGCAGCTTTTCCGgcctcctctccttttccctgCCGTCCTAGTGTTGCTCCATCAGCTCGCTCCGGCTGATGGCGGCCATGTGTTGGTGTTCCCAGGTGAGTATAGTCACTGGTTGAACATGCGGAACATCCTGGACGAGCTGGTGAGGAGGAACCACTCCGTCACCGTTTTAATTTCTGAAGCATCTCCGTCCGTCGACTACAACAACAGCCAATATGCCGCCAAGTTCAACTTCCTGGTTTACAAGGTGATGTCAGGTTCAGACATGTAGGGTGAAATGGTTTTTCAAAACTTTTAAGTACTCTGACTTTTAATTGCTGTCAAAGACTTTTAATAAGTTtcaatgactttttaaaattggTGTTTCTTGTTTTCCAGGTTCCTTTTAGCAAATCTGAGCTACATGGTTTCACTGAAGAGTTAATTCACTTCTCCATTTTCGAGTGGCATCGTTCTTCGATGCTGAAAAAGGTTTTGTGGAGTCATGATTGGGCGACGCGTTCCATGGATCTCATAATCCGTCAGTGTGACTCCATGTTTAAGAATGAGCAGCTGATGGCGACTCTGCGGGACTCTGAGTTCGACGCTGTCCTGGTCGACCCGATGATGATTTGCGGTGACCTGGTGGCCGACATTCTCGACCTGCCACTCATCATCTCGATGCGTTTGTCGTTCGGGGGTGTCATGGAGCGACACTGCGGCCATGCGGTAGCTCCTCCTTCATACGTCCCTGCCGCTCCGCTGCCGTACAGTGACCACATGACGTTTGTGGAGAGACTGATCAACACAGTGAtgtatgtctctctgtctgtaatGACGGAGGCGTTGTGGAGGATAAAGCTGGATAAGTACTACACCGAGATCAAAGGTCAGTggtaggtcaaaggtcagctgaCCTGTCTCTTCAAATGAAAAGCCCAACAAAGCTGTTTCCTTTACGTATGTGTTGACAGGAAGTCCCACCAGCTACTGTGGGACTCTGGGAAAAGCCGACTTGTGGTTCATCAGGACTTTCTGGGACATAGAGACGCCAAAGCCGATCCCGCCCAACTTCAAATATGTGGGCGGTCTGCACTGCAAACCGGCCAATCAGCTGCCAGCAGACATGGAGGAGTTTGTTCAGAGTTCGGGTGATGCTGGCGTGGTGGTGGTTTCCTTTGGCTCCATGGTAAACAACTTCACGACAGAAACTGCTGATGTCATCGCTGTTGCCCTCGGACAGATCCCGCAAAAAGTAAGAGGCTCCGCCCACTCAGACACACtgacttaagctgctttcagacatgcactgaactccggagatcctccgcagtttctctggaggaggcaggtgtgtgaatgcaaatgtctgagtgtgaggctccggactttctgcacactttctctgcctggcctctTAGtgtaaagtccacagaaagtcagcagaagtcgatgtgagaaccCAGAAGGGGATCTCCGCTGGATTCCACGCTTGCGGATTGGGGGGTTGAAGACGTTACTAACACGCTACAGATGCAAACATTTCTCCAGAGTTCCTTTGAAGGACGTGACTGAATGAATGGTGTCATTCTCACGTGGTCTTGTCCTGTAGCGACCGAGTTACATATAAAGTACtttataaaacaaatcaaagtgaactaaaatgttaaaatttgttttattcaaattaaaatcataaaCGTGTcgatttttcttgttttttcaggTGATTTGGAAATACAAAGGAATAACACCAAAAACTTTGATGTCAAACACGAAACTTTACGACTGGATTCCTCAGAACGACCTGctaggtaacacacacacacacacacacacacttttttattgatcagctgattcATCTCATCCATCAGtgattattgatattttgtTGATACAATGCTGCAGAATCTTTTAACAATAAAAGCCCTGTTCCTGGTAGGTCACCCAAGGACCAGAGCGTTTGTGACTCATGGTGGCACCAACGGTTTGTATGAGGCCGTGTATCACGCCGTGCCATTGGTTGGAATCCCGCTGTTCGCAGATCAGCCAGATAACGTCGCCCGCCTCAGTCGCCGCGGCGCAGCTGTCGTCCTCGACTTCAACAGTATGACGTCCGACATGCTGAGGCAGGCGCTGCATGATGTCATCAACCAGCCAGGGTGAGGGTAACGTCACAAACAGCTGCAagttactttttatttcctgttccaTACCTTTCTGCTCATTCTTTTtccctttcaaattaaaagccccAGACTTCCTGCCGAATCACATACTCCAAcgtttgaatacatttttggatTTCCTgtctttaacaataaaacaccaCTGTGAcctactgtttttttttcccatgatgCTTAGCTACAAGTCCAGCATTCAGCATCTGTCGAATGTGCATCGTGACCAGCCGGTGGCGCCACTGAGCACAGCCGCATTCTGGGTGGAGTTCGTGATGCGACACGGTGGAGCGCCACACCTGCGGCTCGCATCACGTGACCTGAACTGGTTCCAGTACCACAGCCTGGACGTCGCAGCTGTCCTGCTGGTTGTCTTGATGATCACTGGCGCCCTCTGCTGGGCGGGAGTCCGCTGCTTCCTGCTACGCTGCAGACGAGGACGACGAGAAAAGAACGACTAAAGATTTAACTTCCTCGTCGGTTTTTATcttgatttgtttgaattttatctgtaaaataaatgttcttttataAAACAAACGTCTGGTTTTACGTTGttgaaagtttaatttaatgaaaactGGGTTTGTTGTAATCTGATTCTCAACAGTAGTTAATTATTTTGAGTGAGAAATAGATACATTTGTTGGATCTTACTGATCTGGCGTCAGCAGACATCGGATcacatgacaaagaaaagaaacttaaGTCgatttcaggtttttattttatacaaaatCAAGCATAGGCTCCGCCCCCTCCgtacacaaacaggaaataaagtttGAACCTTCAAATGTTACAATAGAGACTGAAAACAGATCAATTCAACCTGCTGCTGATCAATAAGCATCAATCACAAAGCAGCTGAGTTTCTTCTCCAGTCGGAGGCGATTACAAGATGAAAAtgttaacttaaaaaaaaataagttgtAGCTTAAATAAAaccctgaaaacaaaaataaattaaaaaaaacagagttggTTTGACAAACGAATAATGGAGAAAAAATGTGAGGTCAAACTTACAGGAAGTACTGTCcaacctttcacaataaaacaagcagtgacaagagaaagattaaaaaacattgaCCTGCCAGAGGGCCTCCAGCCTCCTGTTGAAACC
It contains:
- the wu:fi75a02 gene encoding uncharacterized protein wu:fi75a02; the encoded protein is MLSRPLTQTESDNRGRGLSAVTPPPVLTLVEQTAHRLEMRRLLRGALASLGRRLDSLERRSSRRKRQKKSMTGGGGGAWCHVPSASSAASFSCSYSCISAVLPPVSSSLSSSVTSESEESSTSPALSGFDQSEQRRGESRGHEDEVRRRKRRNKDDVEEEEDAGRFVGQMAVSFRGGGAEKEEGPITLHNFNHKKHRGGGTGQSEKTVSVVSLNGYRPQLLHSVLSSSSQDDVHLLQSAQSLQTCSQSEALTLSPSQWWFSDLTPRLTSNLSAFGLWLHSSSSSFNPASMLRFSVVTVETIMDSVRGGTCGNPPRPLKDWSAPPSVSSDHCYVRTPSPSLTFSTRRQHKQRTNRSTRSLHLPWRRPLPLPPCSANGLSAPFTGSQSAASSEFLSSKGERGKRVSQIRIRRTSPRETLLTPMGLPKVKRLKKKEFSLEEIYTNKNYKSPTTNRSLETIFEEPREKDGALLLIGQQRRRRLLLFPDFTQPRKRKRPQGAWFPGGTFPRKRAAARRHCHGDGCGDDDMDLDVMLVERLSALEDFLTKQGLDV
- the LOC118125499 gene encoding UDP-glucuronosyltransferase 2A1 codes for the protein MMQLFRPPLLFPAVLVLLHQLAPADGGHVLVFPGEYSHWLNMRNILDELVRRNHSVTVLISEASPSVDYNNSQYAAKFNFLVYKVPFSKSELHGFTEELIHFSIFEWHRSSMLKKVLWSHDWATRSMDLIIRQCDSMFKNEQLMATLRDSEFDAVLVDPMMICGDLVADILDLPLIISMRLSFGGVMERHCGHAVAPPSYVPAAPLPYSDHMTFVERLINTVMYVSLSVMTEALWRIKLDKYYTEIKGSPTSYCGTLGKADLWFIRTFWDIETPKPIPPNFKYVGGLHCKPANQLPADMEEFVQSSGDAGVVVVSFGSMVNNFTTETADVIAVALGQIPQKVIWKYKGITPKTLMSNTKLYDWIPQNDLLGHPRTRAFVTHGGTNGLYEAVYHAVPLVGIPLFADQPDNVARLSRRGAAVVLDFNSMTSDMLRQALHDVINQPGYKSSIQHLSNVHRDQPVAPLSTAAFWVEFVMRHGGAPHLRLASRDLNWFQYHSLDVAAVLLVVLMITGALCWAGVRCFLLRCRRGRREKND